GTCCTTGTCAAATGCAGTGGAAATAATAAAGAGGGAAAGTAGGGatggaatgaaaattttgcaaagcaTGTTAAAATGATAGTAGATGACGATTTAAATGcgttttaaatagaaaaaaaaattggaaaacaagaGGAAGTAACCAGCCTTATCTTTTATATTTTATGATGCCACCTTAATTTATTCAACATTAATTCAGTGGGTAAAGCATCCAGCACACATTCTGCTTCTGAtaatgaaaacaatttcaaaattcaaaaaacgtcattaaaactatcaaaaagctattaaaaaatttcagattgtctACTTTTGCCCAcgcatattttttaaaaaggtgtcattaaaaacaaataaacctGGAGCCTTACTTCCTCTTgttttcaccgtttttttctatttaaaatgCACCGAAATTATCATCTACTATCATTTTAACATgctctgcaaaattttcatcccatctcttcttctccttttcaCGACTTCAACTGCATTTGACAAGGAGCTTGGTAAAAAGTGTTACATTTCGTGTGTCAACTCTACAAGTATCGCTGAATGGGAAACATGCGAAAAAACGTGTTTTGGGCAAGGAGGTAATGGTTTTGTTCAGGCATTCTTaacaatttatgaaaattacaGATGATGAGGATAAAGCTTATATAAATTGTTATGTCAATTGTGTCGATCTGTACTTCGCTCCGGATGGCAAGTTGATAGATTTTAACAACTTTCTAAAATGCGCCGAAGAATGCCCAGGAGCTACTGATCACTGAGGATCAAATGTTTcatttgaataaatgtttaaatttaatttttttaaatgaatatttttcacgTTATAACTTTTtaggttagtttttttaacAGGTCTCTATctcaaaaatatcatttaaaTTGATTTCTGAATTGTTCTAGTTAAGTGCAAGTAACCTGCGCACAAAATTTACTACGATTGCTCGCAATTGCAACTTTCCAAGCTTAATATTTGGCTCAATTTACCGAATAAAAccctaaataaattttaaaaaatttcaattttttcacttttttttcaatttttcaaaaaaatgcaaatggttttttttggcaattggcgattttcaattttttttgtcagaaaaacatagataaactatttattttatcggaaatctccaaaaatgaGGCCTGGTCTAGTCAGATATTTGAATTCTTTccgcaacatttttttttgaaaaattcataaaaatcgtttaaaaaatgttctcatCGTTATATTTGGGCATTGTGACCCAGTTTCTATTATATACATATGTGTGTAGATCAAAATCCCCACGGAATTTAATTTGGCGGTATGCGACATTTTTCGGCAGTTTGATAATTCCGCAGTTCCccaaactcaaaattttcggcaatcgagttccaaaacttttgaaataaaaatgtttaaaatgagCTAAAACTACATTTCACGgtagtgtttttaaaaaccagtTGCAacaattgattcaaaaaatgtttggttcCCTATCCTCACAAACAGAACACACTAataccttttttgaaattgaagagaaatttcaaaattgcgtCTCTTCGTTTTACGAGCCTCTTTTGAATCTCCTCGGAAACCTTTCCACTCTTCACCGaatctatttttccattttttttttgccatttcaaaacaattttctgcaTGATTCTTCAATTCATTATTTGCTTTCTAATCATCATCGCTTCTATCCTAGTCTGTCTACATCTGATTTGGCTGCTCTGGCCTGAATTCTTCTGGACCACCATTGACAAGTTCCGTGGACGGGGTCGAGCCGTGTATTGTGAGCAAATCTTTCGAGACTTTGTTCAGTACATTATTTCAGCTAATATTGACGAGCCTGCTCTGTCGGGACATGATAGCAGTCTAGTTATCACAATTCATACTAATCAATTGTCTATCTAGGTCTGAAGTAGTTTGtacttgaaaaacaaaaaaccccTTAGCAACCAGAAGATACAAATACTagcatttttcttttcctattttttctcgtttctcatatatttttttctgtttttttttcttaattttcttgattcatttttcattccaCTAATTCAACTCATgagatttatattttttgctattatttttttcgaagccGTCTTGGCGTTTGATGTGCCATTATTTTCGACATCGAGCAGCaaaggaaaaagaaatggCAGTATAGTTCAAGACCCAGTGGCTCCAATTTagtaagttaaaaatttttgaaaaaaaaattggcggaaaaCTTTCTGATGTAAAGTTTTTGACgggagtttcaaattttcaaagaacattttgagagaaaatagaaaattttttggcgggaaatttaaattttctggaaaaaaattgacaggAATCTCTAATTTTTCTGTATAAAATCTTGCggaatgttcaaattttcaaaaaaatcttgacttgtgaatcaaattttctgagaaaaaatttttggcgggaaatttaaattttctgagaaaatgttAAAGGCGGGAAAATGAGactttctcagaaaaaagttggcctggaattttaaattttctttttttccagtaaattTGGCATCACTTATTACTGGGCGGGACACTACAAAAGTAAACATGGCATTCAGAATAAGTGCGTTTTCCTGAAAAGTGATCCAGACTGGCCATTTCCCGAAAGCACTTTCTCCAATGGAACGGCAGTGTATGGAGTGGAATTCGGTTGCAAAAAAGATGATCTATGCAGAAAGTATCACTGTGATCGACCATTTCAAACTGGATTCATTTGGTGAGACCCAACTCCATTTAAATCTGTGAACTAACAATTCCAGGTGCGCATTTCTCATTCTGTCATCTGTTATTTCGGTTGGAATCATTGTTCGCTACATTATTATGCAACGGCAAAATGAACTGAGACCCACGCGAGACACTGAACTAGGATCGATTTATATTCCAGTTCTTATGATTAATGGGGATGTCAGTAGAGCTGAGGAAACTCCAAGGGAGggataattcatttttgatttggttcgattttttcttgtaatGAAACATGATTTAGTAGTTGTATAAATGCTCTTTTTTGCAacaagaaaatattgtttgatTGGCAATTTATAggagatttgaaatttgaagtttaagCTCCTGCAAATCAATATAAAAAACGTACGGATACTCATTTGATGGAATTGTACCAAAAATCATTTGATACACTTGATTTTTCAGGGATGGGTGGCAAACGATATTTTTaggaaaacggcaaatttgacAAACTTGCCCATTGCCGAGTTGCcgaatttgttaaaaaactgcagttgcccaaaatttttggcaatttgtttttggaatttttaaactgcgaaatttaaccatttttaaaaattagtaaaaagtcaagaaattcgacaaaaatatcaaattaaaacGGAGGAGAATATGCCAAAAAGTCCTCCTGATTAAGTGcgatttctttttaattttgaactttggaCTCCTAGGCGcgtgttaaaaaaaactataaattatttatttttatgtttttctcCCAACTCccacttcaaatttttgttttacatGCATATGTACATCCtccgaaaattctgaaaatccaatttattgTACTacctataaaaaaattgaatctcCCGTGGCAACCATGCTCATCtctcatttttccttttcctcttCACAAATACATTCTTTGAGAATTTTCGCATGCCTATACCTTGAAATAccctggaaattaaaaaagaatgaacgttattatttttctagtttttgccATTTCTATGGTAACTGGGTTGAAACCTGTTACACCAACAAGCGTGCCATTACACTATAATTTGCCATTCGAGATTTTCAAGAATTACAGAGTAGTTCAGGAGCCCAGCCATCctattttgtaagttttggaaaaatcggcatatcggcaacttgccggtttctCAATTTGTcggagattttcaatttcggcaaattgccgatttgccggaaatttcaattccgacaatttgctgatttgccggaacaaGTCGTTTGTCGCCTTCCGACTACACGTGTCACCAATTTGCCTATAGCCtacttgaatatttttctgatgCAAGTAGTCATAGGTATAGGCACAAAGCAGGCACCGTTTCTCAGAATGGAACTACTTTTGAGTAATGTGctaaggttttcaaaaaaatttaaactattgAATTGTGTGCCAAAATaccaaaacatttaaatatcCTTTTCAGCTACCATGGAATTGCATTTTACTGGTCTGGAGCCTACATCCCATCTCCAGAAAGACCTGAAACTTGTATAATTCTTGCTTCCCATCCCGAATGGCCTTTTGATGGAAACGTCTTCCAAAATGGTACAATACCAACTGCTGCTCTCTTTGGATGTCATGAACGGTCAATGTGCAGTGGGACTAGATGCATCGAGCCGTATACTCACTTTAAGTATGTATCACATTTTGGTTCCAGACTATAAAATCGATTTCAGTGTGGTCACCTACACCCTTCTTGGCATCGTGTTATTCCTTCTTGTTTGCCTTCTTGGCGGAGAGccaaaaaacaaggaaaagaGCAAACGGCGTGTTTCAAGGCATTCAACGCTGGATAACATCTTTTTGCCATGTGATCATCAAATCAGAGTTGCGGTTCCACCGGAATACACTCATTAGATGCAAAGATCGAAGGAAGAACAATATTTTAACGTTTTAATATTTATCACAGtatttggcaaaattgaattttttttataaaacagcagaaaaataatgaaaacattCTAACTCGATAGcgggaatttaatttttcagaaaatttttcaacaatatttattttttttaattttggcggagattaaaatttcgcaaaaatgtTAGGttgtaattcaaatttttcaaaacaatgttGGTGTGAATACAATTGTATACGTATGTATGTATTAAATTTATTAGagattcaaatatttgaagaaaaatgttggcGGAAATTCATATTACTGTTTACACACCTGTAgcgagaattcaaattatcagaaaaggtttgaattgtttttgaaatttagttttaattgtTAATCTTAAGAAttatcaccaaaaaaaacagtcGAAAAACATTCTCTGGGACTATTTTGGTACCAAAATCTAggacattaaaaattataattttgctCCCGATGAACGTTCGAGTGCAAACTACAACCACAATCATAAAATACGaggtttttgcaaatttttcgctGAATAACATAAAATGCATATTATAAAAGATTCTCAAAAACGGCAattcgtgaaaaaaatgatatttcctCTAGTATTGTTCTTTATTGGTTTCGCTGCTGCCGGGAATTATGGATACTCGTCCAGTGAGTTTTGGGAAAGTGTCTTGAGAAGCTTAGTTAGTTCAGTTTTCAGGCGGTAATGGAGGAGGAAGACCAAGACCTGGAAacggtggtggtggaggaggAGTCCGCCCTTCAAACGTGAGCGCGGGGGAAATTTgctctagctcaaaatttgtgattcCAGAGTGGCTGCGACGCTGGGTGGCGTCGCTTCAACCGTCCATCTGGCGGATGGTGTGTCAAAGTATTCGGCGCACGCATGAACCAAGCAGATGCTCAGATCCAATGCCAATCTCATGGGGCCACACTTTCGGGCCTGCAAAACTCGGAGGAGGCTCAACAAATCTCCAGTGAGCCACTCTGTTTGGAAACCTCCCTATCCTTCGATACCTCCTAAACTTTCAGACCTCGCTTTATCAGTGATCAGTGCTAACTCCGGATCAGTGTGGATTGGTACAAGAAGAACAGCGGCTTGCATGAAACAATGGCTCAACACGAACGGATGTACTAGAACCAACGCATTCTATTGGACTGATGGGTCAGCGACAGGTATTGCAGGATTCGTTTGGGACACTTTGCAGCCGGACAACGAGAAGCTTAGTCAGTCTTGCGCAGTCTTGCTGGCTTCGAGATCTACTGTCACTTGGGGTGGGAAGTTCTGGCAACCGGCAAAGATGGACGATAACAACTGCCTGTTCGACTTGGAGGGAAAACATCCGAGATCAGTGTACGGCTATGTTTGTGGAAAACGAAGTAGATAATGTAGAAGTGAATaataaatgaataataaaTGGGTTTTTAACGTTTTAAAGTATTTCTGATAACTGGAGCAGTTTACGAAAGAATACAGATTTTGGGCCTACCAGGCCGACAAGCCGTCAGGTCGACATTCGGCAGACTGAGGTATGAGTTTTTGTGCTCTTTGAAAAGGTTTGCCAACAtattcataatatttttcacaaatttcactttcagttttcctttttcgcaattttcatgTTAAGGAAGTAGCCCCATCGcctgaaaaaactcaaatttattttttactgcCATTTCGGTAAAACAGGTGAAATTTTACTTAGCCGGAATCAGCCAAGCAagacaagttttttttctaaattttcagcttcttctgaCACTGCATTTTCCCCCGTTTATACCCACATTTTTCATCTCCTTTGTATCCAGCACGGCACCCTTACAAGCATATAATTTCATGTTTGTAATTTGGCCTTTAAATGAATGAGCGATAGTAGTAGTGCTACAAAAATCATCAACTCGCATTTATTGTCACTACTCGACAGTGCCAAAGATTGACAGAAGATGCTGGAGCACGCAGATTTTGGAATCAACATCCAATCCAGCAACGTGGTCACTACTGCATTCAAGAGCTGTAATGGATGTTTCTGGTTGTATCATGTGTGCAATCCAATGGTATGCACTATTCTGTGGCAAGTGTTTCTTGTGGTGATGTAGACATGGGGGTGGATTATCTAGCGCCACGGGCACTGATAGGGATCTGCGACGGACCACTCGTACCACAATTTTTGTCGTCTGCGCATTTTGTTTGGTTCTTTCACACATATTACGGGGCTTTAGATTTTGGCCCgaaatttgtaattaaaatattaacttggatcaAAAGTTGGCGAAACTTGTGCAAAACTAGGCAAGACTGTCGACTTTCGCCAAACTTTCGCCCAAACTTTTCTAGTGTCGTTTTACACTTTGGTAAGAGTTTGACAAGAGTTGGATTAAGCTTAGACCAAACTCAGGCGCAGTCTGAACCAAGACTTACCCAAGTTGTGTAGGCATCTAAAGATGAAAGTTTTTACGATATTTATCACACATTTACGGGTCGATATtgaattacatttttattttaaaaatcttggCAGCAACTGttcatttaatttaaaacaaactaTGCAAAATTACGAATTACGGTAAATAATTGTCAGCGTGGCGAGACATACGCGTAAGGTATGGCCAAACCTTCATTTGTTTACGTCTATGTAATAAGTTATTGGCATATTCTATGGATTACTGTAAGGGTACGACAGTAGTACGATGGACAATAGATAACCCCGCAATTGTTTCTctgtttgaaaatcgaaatttttcaaagaaaaactgcTTTTTGGCAttagaaatattcaatttaacaggtttttcaaaaaatccgaaaaaaaaactacctaTCCTTCAATTCTGTTTAATTTTATACTTTCCAGGTCCCTGAACGCGCTCCTTTTCATCTGGCTCCTCCGTTTCCTTATAACATTATGCATACCTGAAAGGAGGAAGCCTTCAACCACATCGGGCAAATCCACGCGACAGTCTCAAGATGGCGGATCTGTCGAAACGACTAACTTGTTAACACCAATTCCATTAACTCCGTTTTATGTTGAAAGTGTGGTTTGATATATTAAGTTCcgaagtttttgtttcaagttaATAGTCGATACGCtagataaatgtttttttttaactttcgcTTTTTATGCAAACCAGATTCAAGACCGTGTACTACAAAAAGGTAATGTTCCATAAAAGTCTATATGAAGTAAAATCAGCTTGTTATATACtaccttttatttttttgcggcaaaaaatgtacaagcaaagttttttttaacattcttggaggccaaaatttcaaagcggATAATTGGAATAGctgttcgaaaattcaaattttggaaagtaaTTCCTCTAATTTATCATGCTCATGCTCATTCAGACGGAACATCCTTTCCCTTCCAAgttcttatttttctatttttattttgagtcaGCTATGCTTCACCTCTCAGCTCTGATATTTTCACaaaccaaataaaaaacaattttcagaagctgATATTTCATAAAACGTGAGAACAGGTGGGAAATCTCGTGACGCAAGCATTTTTCTCTCTCAATTCTGTTCCAAGTCTCAATAACaagaa
This is a stretch of genomic DNA from Caenorhabditis elegans chromosome V. It encodes these proteins:
- the Y60C6A.3 gene encoding uncharacterized protein (Confirmed by transcript evidence), with the protein product MLCKIFIPSLLLLFTTSTAFDKELGKKCYISCVNSTSIAEWETCEKTCFGQGDDEDKAYINCYVNCVDLYFAPDGKLIDFNNFLKCAEECPGATDH
- the R02F11.9 gene encoding CX domain-containing protein (Partially confirmed by transcript evidence); translation: MRFIFFAIIFFEAVLAFDVPLFSTSSSKGKRNGSIVQDPVAPIYKFGITYYWAGHYKSKHGIQNKCVFLKSDPDWPFPESTFSNGTAVYGVEFGCKKDDLCRKYHCDRPFQTGFIWCAFLILSSVISVGIIVRYIIMQRQNELRPTRDTELGSIYIPVLMINGDVSRAEETPREG
- the R02F11.10 gene encoding CX domain-containing protein (Partially confirmed by transcript evidence); its protein translation is MNVIIFLVFAISMVTGLKPVTPTSVPLHYNLPFEIFKNYRVVQEPSHPIFYHGIAFYWSGAYIPSPERPETCIILASHPEWPFDGNVFQNGTIPTAALFGCHERSMCSGTRCIEPYTHFNVVTYTLLGIVLFLLVCLLGGEPKNKEKSKRRVSRHSTLDNIFLPCDHQIRVAVPPEYTH
- the R02F11.12 gene encoding C-type lectin domain-containing protein (Predicted); this encodes MIFPLVLFFIGFAAAGNYGYSSSGNGGGRPRPGNGGGGGGVRPSNSGCDAGWRRFNRPSGGWCVKVFGARMNQADAQIQCQSHGATLSGLQNSEEAQQISNLALSVISANSGSVWIGTRRTAACMKQWLNTNGCTRTNAFYWTDGSATGIAGFVWDTLQPDNEKLSQSCAVLLASRSTVTWGGKFWQPAKMDDNNCLFDLEGKHPRSVYGYVCGKRSR
- the R02F11.11 gene encoding uncharacterized protein (Confirmed by transcript evidence); amino-acid sequence: MDVSGCIMCAIQWSLNALLFIWLLRFLITLCIPERRKPSTTSGKSTRQSQDGGSVETTNLLTPIPLTPFYVESVV